The nucleotide sequence TGGCAGACCCATTTCAGCCAGATCCAGTAATAGCTGACGAGCAATGTGCAGGCCTTCCTGAATCTTAAAGGTGTCGTTCATGTAAGGGTCGTTAATCAGGCCTTTCCAGCCAACGGTGGTGCGTGGCTTTTCGAAATAAACACGCATAACCAGATATAAGGTGTCAGAGACTTTTTCAGACAAAGCTTTCAGGCGGTGTGCGTAATCTTTGGCGGCATCGACATCATGAATGGAGCATGGGCCAACGACCAGGAAAATACGATGATCTTTGCGATCCAGAATATCTCTTACTGCCTGGCGACCTTGCTGAACACTCTCGACGGCTGAGTCTGAGATAGGCATTTCTTTTTTTAGCTGGTCCGGTGTTACCAGTGGGGTGATCGAACCAATGTTTAAATCTTCAACGCGCGTGTCTGTCATCATGCTTCCTAATTCGACATGGTTGAGTTCTGCATACAAGCTTTAGGTATAATGCCGTTGGATTATGACAAATCATGATCCAAATGCACACCTCGCAGGTTAAATGCGTTTATTAACAACGAAAAATATGAACATGACTCATGGATACTGACTTTAATCAGGCAATCAAGCGCGGCCAGCTGAAGTTGGGCTTGCCGATGTGGTATCTGGATGCCTGGTGCGGCAATTTATTATCCCCTTGGCAAAAGGCCGGTGAAGCCTTGTCGGAATACGCTCAGGTTTTTTCGTCCGTGGAGGGTAATACGACGTTTTATGGCTTGCCTGACAATAAGCGGGCGGAGCAATGGCGTAGATCCGTTGGTGACGATTTTCGTTTCTCATTTAAGCTGCCCCGGGAAATAAGTCATGCGCAGAATCTTGTGCAGGCTTTTGCCCAGCATCAGTCTCGCTGGCTCGATTTCTCATCGATTCTGGGTGACTCCTTTGGAGTGATCTCTGTTCAGTTACCGGCAGAATTGACCCCGGCAAGAATGGATGAGCTGTTTGTATTTCTCGAACAGCTTAAACAACAGAGCAGCGCGGATATTTCTGTCGAATTTCGTCATTCGGGTTTTTTTGATAAGTCCGGCAATGAGCAACGGTTGTTACGCCAGCTCAGTGAGCTGCACATCGCTCGTACTGTGTTTGATAGCCGGGGGTTGTTTAACGATCTTGCTCAAACTGAAGCCGTGTTGGATGCACGAGCCAAAAAGCCAAGAATGCCGGTTCACCCGATTGCAACCGGACATTCACCCGTTGTGCGGTTTATTGGCCACAGTCATTGGCCTGATAACGAACGTTATTTATTGCAGTGGGGGACGAAATTAAAGCAATGGCTATCAGAAGGCAGAACGCCATACTTTTTCCTGCACACGGCGGGTAATCAGGACGTACAATACTTTTTGCGTTTTCTGGAGCAGTTGTGGGAGCTTGATGAAAGTGTCTGGCCCGGTGAATCGGGAGCCGGGCAGAGTGGTTGTTTATTCGATTAGTGCGGCTTGTTTGATTAGCGCAGCTTTTCCTGAATGGCTTTAAACTTTTCTACATTATCGGGCAGAAAACGAAATTCACCATTGCTCTGCTCGCTGTCTAATAAGCCTTCCCGTGCATAGCGTTTGATCGTAACCGCTTTCATGCTCAGAATTTCTGCAACCTGATCCACGCTGAGGGTTTGTTCTGCTTGCATTCTAATCTCCATGATTTGTATTTGATCAATAGAGCATAGATGGCTTCAGAAAATTTGCCTGCTATTCCGTCCGGATGCAGGCTGACTTTTCTGTCGCGTGTTGATTACAGCAGGAGGTTGATGAGCTGCATCGACCTGTTAGAAAAATGCGTATTTGGCACCGATGGTGAATAAGATTCCTGCCAGCAACGGTTTTAACATTTTCTCAGGTACCTTACGGCTTAAGCGGCTGCCCAAGTGAATTGCTGGAAGTGAGCCAACCAGCAGCGCCCCAAGTAAATAAAAATCGACATTGCCCAGATACATATGAATCAGGCCGGCTGCCAATGTTAGTGGCACTGCATGGGCAATATCGGTACCGACAATGTTGGTTGAGCGTAATGCCGGGTACAACAACATCAGAATCGCGGTACCAATGGCGCCTGCGCCAACCGATGACAAGGTGACGAACACGCCAAGAAACACACCCATTGCGATGGTGGCACTATTACGGTGATGGCTGAGAGATCCGTTAAACGTTGAGGCTGACCATTGCTGAATTTTAGGTCGCAAAATGATGACGCAAGCCGTGATCAGCAGCATGATCCCAAGTGCACTGCTAAGCAGGGCTCCGTATTGCTCGGAATCTTCAAATAAAGTTTCCAGAGCAAAGCCTGTGATTAATGCTGCAGGGATGCTACCAATCGCGAGCAGACGTACAAGAGACCATTCCACATGTTTTTGTTTGTGATGACTGATGGCGCCACCGGCTTTGGTCAGCGAGGCATACATAAGATCAGTGCCCACCGCAATGTGGGGCGGGAAACCGAACATCAGTAACAGGGGAGTCATTAAAGCACCGCCACCAATACCAGTAACACCGACAATCAGGCCAACCAGTGCGCCGGAGGCTATATATAACAAAATATCCATGGATAATGGTCTACAGTAGTACCAGTAGCTCTAAAAAACACAATTTGTGTAAATGTATTACCTGGCATCTATTCTGGAAAAGAATATTTGTTTATATTTTTATAACGAAAGAAAAGGTCAGACTCGGAGGAATTATGAAGTTACAGCAACTGCGTTACATTTGGGAAGTTGCGCATCATGACCTGAACGTTTCAGCGACTGCCCAGGTTTTATATACCTCCCAGCCAGGAATCAGCAAACAGATCCGTTTGCTTGAAGATGAACTTGGCGTGGAAATTTTTGCCCGTAGCGGCAAACACCTGACAAGAATCACTCCGGCGGGAGAGGCCATTCTTCAGGTGGCTGGTGAAATATTGCGCAAAGTCGAGAGTATTAAGCAGGTTGCGCAGGAATTCAGTGATGAAACCAAAGGCAGTTTGTCGATTGCGACCACGCACACACAAGCCCGCTACGCCTTGCCGCCTGTTATTGAAAGCTTTATGCAGAAATATCCGGAAGTCTCTTTACACATGAATCAGGGGACGCCGATGCAGATTTCTGAGATGGCGGCCAATGGTACGACGGATTTTGCGATTGCGACGGAAGCCATGGAGCTATTCTCTGACCTTATCATGATGCCTTGTTACCGCTGGAATCGAAGTATTCTGGTGCCACGTAATCATCCGCTCGCTCAGAACCCCAGACCTTCATTAGAGCAAGTAGCGGCATATCCTCTGGTGACTTATGTATTTGGTTTTACCGGGCGTTCAAAGCTGGATGAGGCGTTTAAAACCCGTGGCTTAACCCCGCGGGTTGCGTTTACCGCGGCAGATTCGGATGTGATTAAAACCTATGTGCGTCTGGGTATTGGTATTGGCATTGTCGCCAGTATGGCAATTGATCCTGAAGCAGATTCAGACCTGGTGGCGATTGATGCCAGTCATTTATTTGCCGCCAGTGTGACGCAGATTGGTTTCCGTAAAGGGACGTTTTTGCGCGGCTACATGTACGACTTTATTCAGGCGTTTGCTCCTCATCTGACACGAGACTTGGTTGAAAAAGCATCGCACTGTCATAACCGTCAGGAGCTGGAAGCGTTGTTTGCGGATGTTCATTTGCCTGAACATTAATCGGACTTAATCAAAACGCCAGACATAAAAAAACTCGCTGCGGCGAGTTTTTTTATGCTCAGTTCAAGCGGCGCCTCCCCGGAAACGGGGAGGGCTGATGTTACTCAGCTTCCGTTTCCTGAGAGGCCTGTGCATTGCGTGGGTCATTCGATGCACGTCCGCCGCTGCGACGACGGCTACGACGGCGACCTTTGTTATTGCCTTCATCAGAGTTGTCCGATTCAGCCTTCGGCTGTTCGGTTTCAGGCGCAGTTTGCTCAGTTACGGGGGTGGGCTCAGCTTTTACTTCAGCAGGAGCTTCAGTTTTTACTGTCGGTTCTGCTGCTTTGGCTTCTTCCGGAGCTTTTGTCTCCTGAGTCTGGCTGACATCTGATGCACTGTTTTGTGAATCATCTCCCTGGCGGCGACGGCGACGAGTATTACGGCGACGTGGCTTCTCTTCAGTAGCCGCTTCGACTTGTGGCTCGGCGCTGACTGTCTCAGTCGTTTCTTGTGCTGGCTGAGCTTTCGCTGCTTCTGCCTTCGCTTGCTCTGGCGCTGCTGCCTCTACCGAAGATTCTGTTTTTGCCGGTGCATCCGCAGTTGGTGCTTCGTCACTGTGTTTTACTTCAGAAGTCGTTTTTGCTTCAGGAGTAGCTTTCACTTCCGAGTTACTACCAGCTTCGGGTTTATCAGACTTGTTACGGCGACGACTGCGACGCTCACGACGAGGCTTACGCTCTTCGCTTTCAGTCTTTGGTGTCTCCAGAATGGTTGCTTCGCTGGCGATAGCCGCTTGTGCTTCTTTTTTCTCACCAGAGGCTGTTACTACCACTTCGGATGGCTCATTCGACTTCTCGCGTGGCTCGCGGCGGCGACGTGGGTTCTCGCCTTTGCTGCGATCGCGACGCGGTGCGCGGCCTTCCTGGTTGTCCTGATCCTTGTTGCGGTCTTGGTTAGTGCGATCCTGGCCGCTACGCTCTTGTTTGCGTGTCTCGTTTTTGTCCGACTTGCGTTTCGTGTCGTCGTTACGATTTTCCGAGCGACGATTGTCATTTTGCTTGCGGCGATTGTCGTTTGATTGACCACGTTCACCATCGCGATCCTGACGGTTGCGATTGCGGTTGTCATCGCTCTTTTCAGAACGGGCATCCTGACGTTTGTCCTGGCGCTGACCGTTACGACGATTGTTTGAGCCATTTTTACGATCACGGTTCTGGTTGTTCTGACCTTTGCGACCTTTATTATTTGGCTTGTTTTTCTGCTCGGTTTCTTTTTCTTCTTTGTCAGAAGAGCCTTCAAACAGTGATGTCAGAGCACTGCCCAGTTTTGACCAAAAGCTCTGGGCTTCCGGTGTTGGAGCTGCTTTGCGTTGTACACCTCTTACCGCAGCAGTTTGCTGTGGTGCTGCAGCTTCTGGCTTGGCGATATCAACGCCATATTCCACTTCGCCGGCATCCAGTTTTTGTTCGTAGCTGACTTCTTCGATCAGGCTGTCATCAGGGCGCAGACGCAATACTTCGTAATGCGGCGTTTCCATATGTGGGTTTGGCAGTACCAGTACTTTGCTGTTATGGCGTGCTTCGATAGCGGCAATCAGGTTGCGTTTTTCGTTCAGCAGGAAGCTGGCAACCGGAACAGGAACAATGGCACGAATCTGACCGGTATTTTCTTTGGCGGCTTCTTCTTCAATCAGGCGCAAGATAGACAGGCCGGAAGATTGGATGTCGCGGATAACACCGGTGCCGCTACAGCGTGGGCAAACGTGTCCGCTGGTTTCACCCAGGGAAGGACGCAGGCGCTGACGCGACATTTCTACCAGGCCGAAGCGGGAAATACGACCAACCTGAACACGGGCGCGATCCATTTCTAACGCTTTTTTCAGGCGAGATTCAACTTCACGCTGATTTTTGTTGGCCATCATGTCGATGAAATCGATCACGACCAAGCCGCCCATATCGCGCAGGCGCAATTGACGGGCAATCTCATCGGCGGCTTCCAGGTTAGTGTTCAGTGCCGTTTCTTCAATGTCTGCACCCTTAGTGGCACGGGCAGAGTTGATATCGATGGATACCAGGGCTTCAGTCGGGTCGATGACAATCGAGCCGCCGGAGGGCAGTTTCACTTCACGCTGGAAGGCGCTTTCGATCTGAGTCTCGATCTGGTAGCGGTTAAACAGCGGTACGCTGTCTTGGTACAGCTTGAACTTGCCTTCGGATTGCGGGATCACCTGTTGCACAAAAGCAATGGCTTCGTCGAAGGCTTCCTGGGTATCGATCAGTACTTCGCCGATGTCCTGACGCAAGTAGTCGCGAATCGCACGGATAATAACGTTGCTTTCCTGCAGGAGCAGGTAAGGAGCGCTCAGGTTCTCTGAGGCACGTTGTATAGCGGACCAGACATTAACCAGATAATCCAGGTCAGCCTGAAGCTCTTCAGAGCTGCGGCCAATGCCAGCGGTACGGACGATAACGCCCATTTTGTCCGGCACCTGAACACCTTTCATGGCTTCACGCAGTTGGGTGCGCTCATCGCCTTCGATACGGCGTGAAATACCACCTGCACGAGCGTTGGTTGGCATCAGCACCAGATAGCGACCAGCCAGGCTGACTTGTGTGGTGAGGGCGGCACCCTTGTTTCCACGCTCTTCTTTATCAACCTGAACGATGATTTCCTGACCTTCACGTACCACATCTTTGATGTTGATACGGCCAGGGCCTGGATCTTTTACGAAGTATTCGCGGGCGATTTCTTTCAGCGGCAGAAAGCCATGGCGCTCGGCACCAAAGTCGACAAAAGCCGCTTCCAGGCTGGGCTCAATACGGGTGATTTTGCCTTTATAGATATTGGCTTTTTTCTGTTCACGAGTGCCGGGTTCAATATCCAGGTCGTAAAGTTTTTGTCCGTCTACAAGGGCTACACGCAATTCTTCAGATTGAGTTGCGTTGATTAGCATTCTTTTCATGCTGCACGTTTTGCTCAATTAAGGGCAACGTACTTGCTGGCAATGCCGCGCTTTCTCGCTTTTTACAAAGGCCGAGAAAACCAGTGCGGCTTAGCAAAATATTTATGGGTGCTTTGCTTTGTCAGCGCCAATCGGGTCACTGATCCATTGTTGCAGTGGTGCCTCTTATGCTCTTGGCTGGGCACCAACACTGTCCATAATTTGTTAATCAGAGATGCCGGCAAGGTTGCCTGGTTTATCTCAGAGAATGGTGGGTTGCTGATGATCAATTTCTTCAAACTGACGATTTAAGGCAACGTTGAAACTCACTTCGCACGGGCTGGCAATTGGCTCAGTTGCCGTGGTGGAGTTTTTTCCATTCTGTATTAATTCCCGGGAAGAGTTTTAACCAAAATGCTTCTTCCCTATACTTGCCGCTTTTCCGGCACTGCTTTGCTGCTCCGTGTGTCTTGTTCGTTGGAGGCTTACGCAAGCTGAGCGAATATAGCAGCAAAGGTGTGCGGCAGCAAACCCGAGTCTGCAAGTGGCGTTTAACTAAGGGCCAAGTTGTATCAGGGGCTGAGTTAAGTGCGCAGCCTATTAAGTTTCTGCCCTTCAATTATTGAAATAACAGCCAGAGTGATAGTTTTACCTTCATGTCTCAATCTGAACTCGATACGAGAAAAGTCTCGTTTGTAACCGTTACAGACGATAACGCTGGCCAGCGTCTTGATAACTTTTTGTTATCTTTACTCAAAGGGGTGCCCAAAGCACTCATTTACCGGGTAATTCGTAAAGGCGAAGTGCGCATCAACAAGAAGCGTGCAAAGGCTGATACCCGCGTGGCTGTGGATGATCTGGTGCGGATTCCGCCGATGCGAGTGGCTGAACGCGATGCACCGCCACCGGTATCAACGGTGCTGAGTGAATTGTTGAAAAACGCCATTGTGCATGAGGATGATGGCTTGTTGGTGGTGAATAAACCCAGTGGGCTGGCGGTGCATGGTGGCTCTGGGGTGAATCTGGGATTGATCGAGGCGCTGCGGCAAATGCGCCCGGAGCATACCTTTCTGGAGCTGGTACACCGCCTCGATCGTGATACTTCTGGCCTGATTCTGGTTGCCAAAAAGCGCTCGGTGTTAACGGCATTGCAACGGATGTTGGCGAATAAAGCTGGTATTGCTAAGCGTTATCTGGCGCTGGTGCATGGCGGCTGGGATCGCAAAATTAAGGATGTCAAAGTACCTTTATTGCGCATTGAGCGTAAGTCTGGCGAGCGAATGGTGATTGTCGATGACGAAGGTAAAAAAGCCCATACCCGTACCCGCTTGTTAAATCATGGCCCTCATTACGCGTTGATTGAGGCTGAGCCTGTTACTGGCCGGACGCATCAGATTCGTGTGCACTGCCAATACGAAGGGCATGTGATTGCTGGTGATCAGAAATATCGCGATAAAGTCGCAGTGGATATTGATAAAAAGCAGGGCATTAATCGTTTGTTGTTGCATGCCTGGCAGTTGGAGTTCCGCCACCCAAGTAGTGGCGACTTCCTGAAGCTGGAGGCCTGGCCGGATGATGAGTTTCAACAGATTTTAGCAAAAGCGCAGTGTGAGCTGACAAAACAGGATTGATAGAGTAGGGCGTATCTTTGAAATACGAAGTTATTATATTTGATTGGGATGGCACGCTGGTTGACTCAACCGGGCGAATTGTCGACAGCATGCAGCGTGCTGGTGTTGAGGTGGGGTTGCCATCTGTGCCAGATTCTGCGGTGCAGAATATTATTGGTTTGGGGCTGCCAGAGGCATTAAAAACGGTATGGCCAATGATCGATTCATCTCAGTTGCAGCAAATGACGCAGGTATATGCCCGCAACTTTGTATATGACAGTAAAGTTGCTATGGATTTTTTTCCGGGTGTTGCAGAGTTATTTTCCGATTTAAAAGCGGCTGGCCGCAAATTGGCGGTAGCTACTGGAAAAAGCCGTAAGGGGTTGGATCGCATGTTTGCTGACCTGTTGATTGATGATCGGCCGGTTGGGCAGCAATTTGTGGCCAGTCGTTGTGCGGATGAAACACGCTCTAAGCCTCACCCATTAATGCTTGAGGAATTGCTGGGCGAGTTGCAGGTCAGTGCTGAGGCTGCATTAATGGTAGGTGATACCAGCTATGACCTGGCTATGGCGCGTGAAATTGGCATGCATTCTGTGGGGATGAGTCACGGAGCACATGATGATGATGTGTTGTTGGACTGCAAGCCTCAGGCGTTGTGCCACTCAATTGAAGAATTAAATCTCTGGATAAAAACGAATGGATGAGCGTTCTATGAATGAGCCTTCTGGACAAAATTCATCAAGTCATCAGCGACCTGATGATAACAATACAAAAGAGTGGAAGTTGATTGAAAAAGTCCTGTTAGATGTGCAGGGCGAGCAGCGACGGACGCGTCGTTGGGGCATCTTCTTTAAGTTTATCTTCTTTATTTACCTGTTTTCGTTGTTATGGCTGGTGCGAGTACCAACGGAAGGTCTGGAGAAGACGGCAAGCGATTCTTCTTATGCTGCGGTTATCGAAGTGAATGGTGTGATTGCTGCCGATCAGGATGCTAGCGCGGATGCCATTATCAGTGCTTTGCGTGATGCTTTTGATGATGAAAGCGCATTGGGTGTGATCCTGCGTATCAATAGTCCAGGTGGTAGTCCGGTTCAGTCGGGGTACGTTTATGATGAAATTAAACGTCTGAAGCAAACCCGTGAAGACTTTCCGGTTTATGCTGTGATTATGGATTTGGGTGCTTCGGGTGCTTATTACATTGCCGCAGCTGCAGATGAAATTTATGCGGATAAAGCCAGTCTTGTTGGTTCTATCGGTGTGGTTGGTTCAGGTTTTGGCTTTGTTGATGCGATGGAAAAGCTGGGTGTTGAGCGTCGTCAATATACGGCGGGTGAGCATAAGGGTTTCCTTGATCCGTTTACTCCGGAAAACCCGGAAGAAAAGGCGTTTTGGGAGGGTGTCTTAAAGGTCACTCATAAACAGTTTATTGAGCAAGTTAAAAATGGTCGTGGTGATCGTCTGAAGCAATCGCCTGAATTGTTTTCCGGCCTGGTTTGGTCTGGCGAGCAAGCGCTGGAGATGGGCCTGATTGATGGCTTATCGTCAAGCAGTCAGCTGGCGCGTGACAAAATGGGCACGGAAGAACTGGTGAACTTCACCTATCAGCCAGATCCGTGGGAAGAGTTGGTCAGTCGTCTGGGAGCAAGTATTGGTCAGGGGATAGCGACGCAA is from Bacterioplanoides sp. SCSIO 12839 and encodes:
- a CDS encoding DUF72 domain-containing protein; this translates as MDTDFNQAIKRGQLKLGLPMWYLDAWCGNLLSPWQKAGEALSEYAQVFSSVEGNTTFYGLPDNKRAEQWRRSVGDDFRFSFKLPREISHAQNLVQAFAQHQSRWLDFSSILGDSFGVISVQLPAELTPARMDELFVFLEQLKQQSSADISVEFRHSGFFDKSGNEQRLLRQLSELHIARTVFDSRGLFNDLAQTEAVLDARAKKPRMPVHPIATGHSPVVRFIGHSHWPDNERYLLQWGTKLKQWLSEGRTPYFFLHTAGNQDVQYFLRFLEQLWELDESVWPGESGAGQSGCLFD
- a CDS encoding helix-turn-helix domain-containing protein, producing MQAEQTLSVDQVAEILSMKAVTIKRYAREGLLDSEQSNGEFRFLPDNVEKFKAIQEKLR
- a CDS encoding sulfite exporter TauE/SafE family protein, which produces MDILLYIASGALVGLIVGVTGIGGGALMTPLLLMFGFPPHIAVGTDLMYASLTKAGGAISHHKQKHVEWSLVRLLAIGSIPAALITGFALETLFEDSEQYGALLSSALGIMLLITACVIILRPKIQQWSASTFNGSLSHHRNSATIAMGVFLGVFVTLSSVGAGAIGTAILMLLYPALRSTNIVGTDIAHAVPLTLAAGLIHMYLGNVDFYLLGALLVGSLPAIHLGSRLSRKVPEKMLKPLLAGILFTIGAKYAFF
- the cysB gene encoding HTH-type transcriptional regulator CysB, with protein sequence MKLQQLRYIWEVAHHDLNVSATAQVLYTSQPGISKQIRLLEDELGVEIFARSGKHLTRITPAGEAILQVAGEILRKVESIKQVAQEFSDETKGSLSIATTHTQARYALPPVIESFMQKYPEVSLHMNQGTPMQISEMAANGTTDFAIATEAMELFSDLIMMPCYRWNRSILVPRNHPLAQNPRPSLEQVAAYPLVTYVFGFTGRSKLDEAFKTRGLTPRVAFTAADSDVIKTYVRLGIGIGIVASMAIDPEADSDLVAIDASHLFAASVTQIGFRKGTFLRGYMYDFIQAFAPHLTRDLVEKASHCHNRQELEALFADVHLPEH
- a CDS encoding Rne/Rng family ribonuclease codes for the protein MKRMLINATQSEELRVALVDGQKLYDLDIEPGTREQKKANIYKGKITRIEPSLEAAFVDFGAERHGFLPLKEIAREYFVKDPGPGRINIKDVVREGQEIIVQVDKEERGNKGAALTTQVSLAGRYLVLMPTNARAGGISRRIEGDERTQLREAMKGVQVPDKMGVIVRTAGIGRSSEELQADLDYLVNVWSAIQRASENLSAPYLLLQESNVIIRAIRDYLRQDIGEVLIDTQEAFDEAIAFVQQVIPQSEGKFKLYQDSVPLFNRYQIETQIESAFQREVKLPSGGSIVIDPTEALVSIDINSARATKGADIEETALNTNLEAADEIARQLRLRDMGGLVVIDFIDMMANKNQREVESRLKKALEMDRARVQVGRISRFGLVEMSRQRLRPSLGETSGHVCPRCSGTGVIRDIQSSGLSILRLIEEEAAKENTGQIRAIVPVPVASFLLNEKRNLIAAIEARHNSKVLVLPNPHMETPHYEVLRLRPDDSLIEEVSYEQKLDAGEVEYGVDIAKPEAAAPQQTAAVRGVQRKAAPTPEAQSFWSKLGSALTSLFEGSSDKEEKETEQKNKPNNKGRKGQNNQNRDRKNGSNNRRNGQRQDKRQDARSEKSDDNRNRNRQDRDGERGQSNDNRRKQNDNRRSENRNDDTKRKSDKNETRKQERSGQDRTNQDRNKDQDNQEGRAPRRDRSKGENPRRRREPREKSNEPSEVVVTASGEKKEAQAAIASEATILETPKTESEERKPRRERRSRRRNKSDKPEAGSNSEVKATPEAKTTSEVKHSDEAPTADAPAKTESSVEAAAPEQAKAEAAKAQPAQETTETVSAEPQVEAATEEKPRRRNTRRRRRQGDDSQNSASDVSQTQETKAPEEAKAAEPTVKTEAPAEVKAEPTPVTEQTAPETEQPKAESDNSDEGNNKGRRRSRRRSGGRASNDPRNAQASQETEAE
- the rluC gene encoding 23S rRNA pseudouridine(955/2504/2580) synthase RluC encodes the protein MSQSELDTRKVSFVTVTDDNAGQRLDNFLLSLLKGVPKALIYRVIRKGEVRINKKRAKADTRVAVDDLVRIPPMRVAERDAPPPVSTVLSELLKNAIVHEDDGLLVVNKPSGLAVHGGSGVNLGLIEALRQMRPEHTFLELVHRLDRDTSGLILVAKKRSVLTALQRMLANKAGIAKRYLALVHGGWDRKIKDVKVPLLRIERKSGERMVIVDDEGKKAHTRTRLLNHGPHYALIEAEPVTGRTHQIRVHCQYEGHVIAGDQKYRDKVAVDIDKKQGINRLLLHAWQLEFRHPSSGDFLKLEAWPDDEFQQILAKAQCELTKQD
- a CDS encoding HAD-IA family hydrolase — protein: MKYEVIIFDWDGTLVDSTGRIVDSMQRAGVEVGLPSVPDSAVQNIIGLGLPEALKTVWPMIDSSQLQQMTQVYARNFVYDSKVAMDFFPGVAELFSDLKAAGRKLAVATGKSRKGLDRMFADLLIDDRPVGQQFVASRCADETRSKPHPLMLEELLGELQVSAEAALMVGDTSYDLAMAREIGMHSVGMSHGAHDDDVLLDCKPQALCHSIEELNLWIKTNG
- a CDS encoding S49 family peptidase, which produces MNEPSGQNSSSHQRPDDNNTKEWKLIEKVLLDVQGEQRRTRRWGIFFKFIFFIYLFSLLWLVRVPTEGLEKTASDSSYAAVIEVNGVIAADQDASADAIISALRDAFDDESALGVILRINSPGGSPVQSGYVYDEIKRLKQTREDFPVYAVIMDLGASGAYYIAAAADEIYADKASLVGSIGVVGSGFGFVDAMEKLGVERRQYTAGEHKGFLDPFTPENPEEKAFWEGVLKVTHKQFIEQVKNGRGDRLKQSPELFSGLVWSGEQALEMGLIDGLSSSSQLARDKMGTEELVNFTYQPDPWEELVSRLGASIGQGIATQMMQQMQLGGQAPQLR